One window from the genome of Grus americana isolate bGruAme1 chromosome 2, bGruAme1.mat, whole genome shotgun sequence encodes:
- the GCM2 gene encoding chorion-specific transcription factor GCMb has protein sequence MKLTWDINDPKLPQEHKHFDAFQEWPDGYVRFIYSSEEKNAQRHLSGWAMRNTNNHNCQILKKSCLGVVVCARSCALPGGARLQLRPAICDKARQKQQKKACPNCNSTLELIPCRGHSGYPVTNFWRLDGKAIFFQAKGVHDHPRPESKLEAEARRSAIKKQMSSSHHSQKKRPLNSEAGRHHDGSGYVNNLQNLPCIDGPERVGILSDTSFSIPAQSYPSLQNTELCKASYDSASFQEDQLSPYPKCPNPRIYMPRPCSYEFGVPTFISSSPYPTFYKDLTSPAIDADPLGLNGSHYSAVTTHDKSFDNPGRHYGLKPAWGKTGGGDRSDYGQMQTSTNHPYYGGDYPCRYGPSPSPIAPPLQTVITTTTKVSYQAYKPSALKYSDNLCDMKNLQSYTHMAENVSGAIYSGMKIQEDFGMIKSALLYQHDPVPTKSEPAESVETYRYGPLLGNSYAEHEGQTLRFESAEY, from the exons GAGCACAAGCACTTCGATGCCTTCCAGGAATGGCCCGACGGCTACGTGCGGTTCATCTACTCCAGCGAGGAGAAGAATGCTCAGAGACACCTCAGCGGCTGGGCTATGCGCAACACCAACAACCACAACTGCCAGATCCTCAAGAAGTCCTgcctgggggtggtggtgtgcgCCAGGAGCTGCGCTCTGCCCGGCGGAGCCAGGCTGCAGCTTCGCCCCGCTATATGCGACAAGGCTcggcagaagcagcaaa AGAAAGCCTGCCCGAACTGTAACTCAACCCTTGAGCTGATTCCTTGCCGAGGACACAGTGGCTACCCAGTCACTAACTTCTGGAGGCTCGATGGcaaagcaatatttttccaG GCAAAAGGAGTCCATGACCACCCCAGGCCAGAGAGTAAATTGGAGGCAGAGGCAAGACGAAGTGCAATTAAGAAGCAAATGTCCTCTTCTCACCACTCCCAGAAAAAGAGACCTTTAAACTCAGAG GCAGGAAGGCACCATGACGGCAGTGGCTATGTCAATAACCTGCAGAATCTGCCCTGCATAGATGGCCCAGAAAGAGTTGGTATCCTCTCAGACACCAGTTTCTCGATTCCAGCTCAGTCTTACCCTTCGCTGCAAAACACTGAGCTCTGCAAAGCATCTTACGACTCAGCCAGCTTCCAAGAGGACCAGCTATCACCATACCCAAAGTGCCCCAATCCAAGGATCTACATGCCCAGGCCATGCAGCTATGAGTTTGGAGTTCCTACCTTTATAAGTTCGAGTCCTTACCCAACGTTTTACAAAGATCTGACAAGTCCTGCCATCGATGCCGACCCCCTGGGTTTGAATGGATCTCACTACAGTGCTGTGACCACCCATGATAAGAGCTTCGATAACCCTGGCAGACATTACGGACTGAAACCAGCTTGGGGGAAAACTGGTGGTGGAGACCGGAGTGACTACGGACAGATGCAAACAAGCACTAACCACCCTTACTACGGTGGGGACTACCCCTGCAGGTATGGTCCCAGTCCCTCTCCCATAGCCCCGCCACTGCAAACCGTCATCACAACCACCACCAAGGTGTCCTACCAGGCCTACAAGCCGTCTGCGCTGAAATACAGTGACAACCTCTGCGATATGAAAAATCTTCAGAGCTATACCCACATGGCAGAAAATGTCTCGGGTGCTATCTATTCAGGGATGAAGATTCAGGAAGACTTTGGGATGATCAAGTCGGCATTGCTCTACCAGCATGACCCGGTCCCCACAAAGTCCGAACCAGCCGAGAGTGTGGAGACCTATCGGTATGGGCCGCTGCTGGGGAACAGCTATGCTGAGCATGAAGGACAGACCTTAAGGTTTGAGAGTGCTGAATATTGA